From Kiritimatiellales bacterium, a single genomic window includes:
- the rplK gene encoding 50S ribosomal protein L11 has product MAKKEMGQIKLQIPAGQANPAPPVGPALGQKGVNIMEFCKAFNAATQKEAGMIIPVVITVYQDRSFSFITKSPPASALLKKAAGVAKGSGVPNRDKTGKVTRAQVEEIAKTKQADLNANDMDAARRIIEGSARSMGIEVE; this is encoded by the coding sequence ATGGCAAAGAAAGAAATGGGTCAAATCAAACTGCAGATTCCGGCCGGGCAGGCGAATCCAGCGCCGCCGGTGGGTCCTGCGCTGGGTCAGAAGGGCGTAAATATTATGGAGTTCTGCAAGGCGTTTAATGCCGCTACGCAGAAAGAGGCCGGTATGATTATTCCGGTCGTGATTACAGTCTATCAGGATCGCTCCTTCAGCTTTATCACCAAGAGCCCGCCGGCATCCGCGCTGCTTAAAAAAGCCGCCGGCGTTGCCAAAGGCTCCGGCGTGCCGAACCGCGATAAAACCGGTAAAGTGACGCGCGCTCAGGTTGAAGAGATCGCAAAAACCAAACAGGCTGATTTGAATGCGAACGATATGGATGCCGCCCGCCGCATTATCGAAGGGTCGGCACGCAGTATGGGAATTGAGGTTGAGTAG
- the rplL gene encoding 50S ribosomal protein L7/L12 → MAEFVDWIEGISVLELSKLVKALENRLGVSAAAPVAVAAAGGAAAGGEAAAEQTEFTVVLTGAGANKIQVIKEIRGLTSLGLKEAKELVDGAPKNVKEGVSKEEAESIKKALEGAGATIEIK, encoded by the coding sequence ATGGCTGAGTTCGTTGATTGGATTGAAGGCATTTCCGTGCTGGAACTTTCCAAACTGGTGAAAGCTCTCGAAAACCGTCTCGGTGTTTCCGCAGCAGCTCCGGTTGCAGTCGCAGCCGCCGGCGGCGCGGCAGCCGGCGGCGAAGCTGCCGCTGAGCAAACTGAATTCACCGTGGTGCTGACCGGCGCCGGTGCAAATAAAATTCAGGTGATTAAAGAGATCCGCGGCTTAACTTCCCTCGGCCTGAAAGAAGCAAAAGAACTGGTTGACGGCGCTCCGAAAAACGTTAAGGAAGGCGTATCCAAAGAAGAAGCCGAATCTATCAAAAAAGCACTCGAAGGCGCTGGCGCCACCATCGAAATTAAGTAA
- the secE gene encoding preprotein translocase subunit SecE, producing MNKIGGLFNKLTTFLDEVKAELKKCSWPSRQELVGSTIVVVISVIILGVFVGLSDTVLMGVLRLILR from the coding sequence ATGAATAAGATAGGTGGACTTTTTAATAAGCTGACAACCTTCCTGGATGAAGTGAAGGCTGAGTTGAAAAAATGCAGCTGGCCGTCACGGCAGGAGTTGGTCGGCTCAACCATTGTCGTTGTGATCTCGGTTATCATTCTTGGTGTTTTTGTCGGACTGAGCGATACGGTTCTGATGGGTGTTCTGCGGTTAATACTGCGCTGA
- the rpoB gene encoding DNA-directed RNA polymerase subunit beta has protein sequence MADRKNFGKLTDVIEIPDLIELQTNSYADFLQTGVAPSRRKKIGLQAVLSEAFPVESYDGQIALDFASYEIKEPNLSYIESLKEGETFSAPLYVTYRLREGEDVREDTLFMGEIPLMTDRGSFVINGAERVIVSQLHRSPGICFEQATHANGSLLYSFRIIPDHGSWIETQFDTSDLLYVYLDRKRRRRKFLASTFLRALGYGTDEEIINLYYTVEQFSLSKKVDDESELSTFVLKDDTVDADSQSVIGRRYDALTFDMIQRLKHAGYKTVDVVNVSWDEGLFMKTLQKDTTRSVDDALKDLYQKLRPGDPPTTASARQMLKRLFFDEARFSLSRVGRYKIQQKLRTTATSLTLDKEDVVEAIRYLINIRMGQGMLDDIDHLGSRRIRTVGELLEGQCRVGLARIQRLIKERMTIFDTTVDRLTAQKLINPKALSAVIKDFFGRSQLSQFMDQTNPLSELTHKRRLSALGPGGLNRDRAGFEVRDVHSSHYGRICPIETPEGPNIGLISSLSTFARVNEYGFIVTPYRKVVNGKVSNTVESLTADEEENYVIAQANAPLKEDNTFRNDRVMVRVRGDFKEMAPADVQYMDVSPKQVVSVAAGLIPFLEHDDANRALMGSNMQRQAVPLMVPERPFVATGIEGRIARDSRVLVIAEEAGKVAYVSADKIIVSKDGAMPVKKTPKDEYQEYKLRKFMRSNAGTCLNQRPIVKHGEKIKKGQVLADGPSTDHGELALGRNVTVAFMPWQGYNFEDAILISQKIVKEDVYTSIHIEEFECGARDTKLGPEEITRDIPNVGEEALKNLTHEGIIQVGAEVNPGDILVGKITPKVETELAPEERLLRAIFGEKAADVRDTSLRAPSGTYGIVMDVKVSAKNKDELSAKEESAADVKKRQKEIEERHSSSINELTEDLTEALSNILLGEKIPLDVVNTETGDIIIPANRKITKTLLRKLANNYEFIEIDPSPIRIKIMGIIDTFRSKFEEADADKQRSMDKADSGEEVDEGIVKSVKVFIACKKKLSVGDKMAGRHGNKGVISRILAEEDMPFLPDGTPVDIVLNPLGVPSRMNVGQVLETHLGWACKHLGMYAATPIFDGIPEKEIRAMMQDAGLSRDGKTILFDGRTGEPFEQRVVVGTIYMLKLHHLVSEKIHARAVGPYSLVTQQPLGGKAQYGGQRFGEMEVWALEAYGAAYALQEILTVKSDDLAGRTRIYESIVKGQNVLDAGRPESFNVLIKELQGLGLNFEVKKANETSFTHL, from the coding sequence ATGGCCGATAGAAAAAATTTTGGAAAACTGACTGACGTTATTGAAATACCGGATCTGATTGAACTTCAGACTAACTCCTATGCGGATTTTCTGCAGACTGGAGTCGCTCCGTCGCGCCGGAAAAAAATCGGTTTGCAGGCGGTTCTGAGTGAAGCGTTTCCGGTGGAAAGTTATGATGGACAGATTGCGCTTGATTTCGCCAGCTACGAAATCAAAGAGCCGAATCTTTCATATATTGAGTCGCTTAAAGAGGGCGAGACATTTTCTGCGCCGCTGTATGTGACGTATCGTCTGCGTGAAGGCGAAGACGTGCGAGAAGATACGCTGTTTATGGGCGAAATTCCGCTGATGACAGATCGCGGCAGTTTTGTAATTAACGGCGCCGAGCGTGTAATTGTCAGCCAGCTGCACCGTTCGCCGGGAATCTGTTTTGAGCAGGCTACCCATGCAAACGGATCTTTACTTTATTCATTCCGCATTATTCCGGACCATGGTTCATGGATTGAAACCCAGTTTGACACCTCCGATCTGCTTTATGTCTACCTCGACCGCAAACGCCGGCGCAGAAAATTTCTTGCTTCCACATTCCTGCGCGCGCTCGGATACGGCACGGATGAGGAAATCATCAACCTCTATTACACGGTCGAACAGTTTTCGCTGAGCAAGAAAGTTGATGATGAATCTGAACTTTCAACCTTTGTGCTGAAAGACGATACCGTTGATGCTGATTCGCAGTCGGTAATCGGCCGCCGTTATGATGCACTGACGTTCGACATGATTCAGCGCCTGAAACACGCCGGTTATAAAACCGTTGATGTCGTCAATGTTTCCTGGGACGAAGGCCTGTTCATGAAAACGCTCCAGAAAGATACGACACGTTCGGTCGATGATGCGTTAAAAGACCTTTATCAAAAACTGCGTCCCGGTGATCCGCCGACAACAGCCTCTGCACGTCAGATGCTAAAACGTCTGTTCTTTGATGAAGCGCGCTTCAGCCTCAGTCGCGTCGGGCGTTATAAAATTCAGCAGAAGCTGAGAACAACAGCGACCTCGCTGACGCTCGACAAAGAAGATGTGGTTGAAGCCATCCGCTACCTGATCAACATTCGCATGGGGCAGGGTATGCTGGACGACATCGACCATCTGGGCAGCCGCCGCATCCGTACGGTCGGAGAACTGCTTGAAGGGCAATGCCGCGTCGGCCTGGCGCGTATTCAGCGTTTGATCAAAGAGCGGATGACGATTTTTGATACGACCGTTGACCGTCTGACGGCGCAGAAACTGATTAATCCGAAAGCGCTCTCCGCAGTAATTAAAGATTTTTTCGGTCGTTCACAGCTCAGCCAGTTTATGGACCAGACGAATCCGCTGTCTGAACTGACGCACAAACGCCGTCTTTCGGCGCTCGGCCCCGGGGGGTTAAATCGCGACCGCGCCGGTTTTGAGGTCCGTGACGTTCACAGTTCGCATTACGGACGTATCTGTCCGATTGAAACGCCGGAAGGTCCGAACATTGGTCTAATCTCTTCCTTAAGTACATTTGCCCGCGTCAATGAATACGGCTTCATTGTGACGCCGTACCGCAAAGTGGTAAACGGCAAAGTTTCAAATACAGTGGAATCGCTGACAGCGGATGAAGAGGAAAATTATGTGATCGCGCAGGCAAACGCACCGTTGAAAGAGGACAATACGTTCAGAAACGATCGCGTGATGGTCCGTGTGCGCGGTGATTTTAAAGAGATGGCGCCGGCAGATGTTCAATATATGGACGTTTCGCCGAAACAGGTTGTATCGGTGGCCGCCGGTTTGATTCCGTTTCTCGAGCACGACGACGCCAACCGCGCCCTCATGGGCTCGAACATGCAGCGCCAGGCGGTGCCGCTGATGGTGCCGGAACGTCCGTTTGTAGCGACCGGAATTGAAGGCCGCATTGCACGCGACTCGCGCGTACTGGTAATTGCAGAAGAAGCCGGAAAGGTCGCGTATGTTTCCGCTGATAAAATCATCGTTTCAAAAGACGGTGCAATGCCGGTGAAGAAAACGCCGAAAGATGAGTACCAGGAATACAAATTGCGCAAATTTATGCGTTCAAATGCCGGCACCTGTTTGAACCAGCGCCCGATTGTAAAACACGGCGAAAAGATAAAAAAAGGTCAGGTGCTGGCAGACGGACCCTCAACCGATCATGGAGAGCTTGCGCTGGGACGTAATGTGACGGTCGCATTTATGCCGTGGCAGGGTTACAACTTTGAAGATGCGATTCTGATCAGCCAGAAAATCGTTAAAGAGGATGTTTACACCTCGATTCATATCGAAGAGTTTGAATGCGGGGCCCGCGACACAAAACTGGGTCCGGAAGAAATTACGCGCGACATCCCGAACGTCGGCGAAGAAGCGCTGAAAAACCTGACACACGAAGGAATTATCCAGGTCGGTGCCGAAGTCAATCCCGGTGATATTCTCGTCGGAAAAATCACACCGAAAGTTGAAACGGAACTGGCGCCGGAAGAGCGTCTGCTGCGCGCAATTTTTGGCGAAAAGGCTGCTGATGTCCGCGATACATCATTGCGCGCTCCGTCTGGAACGTACGGCATCGTGATGGACGTTAAGGTTTCTGCGAAGAATAAAGATGAACTCTCTGCAAAAGAGGAATCAGCCGCCGACGTGAAGAAACGTCAGAAGGAAATTGAAGAGCGCCACAGCAGTTCAATTAATGAGCTGACAGAAGATTTGACGGAAGCACTGAGTAACATTCTGCTCGGGGAAAAAATTCCGCTCGATGTAGTGAATACGGAAACCGGCGACATCATTATTCCGGCGAACCGCAAAATCACGAAAACGCTGCTGCGCAAGCTCGCAAACAACTATGAGTTTATTGAAATCGATCCAAGCCCGATCCGCATTAAGATCATGGGAATTATCGATACATTCCGCAGTAAGTTTGAGGAGGCCGATGCGGACAAACAGCGTTCGATGGATAAAGCCGACAGCGGCGAAGAAGTCGATGAGGGCATTGTAAAATCCGTTAAGGTGTTTATCGCCTGCAAAAAGAAACTGTCGGTGGGCGATAAGATGGCCGGACGCCACGGGAATAAGGGGGTAATTTCCCGCATTCTGGCGGAAGAGGACATGCCGTTCCTGCCGGACGGAACGCCGGTGGACATTGTACTGAACCCGCTCGGTGTGCCGTCGCGTATGAACGTCGGTCAGGTTCTTGAAACGCATCTCGGCTGGGCGTGTAAGCATCTCGGCATGTATGCCGCGACGCCGATTTTCGACGGTATTCCGGAAAAAGAAATCCGTGCCATGATGCAGGATGCCGGCCTTTCCCGCGACGGGAAGACGATTCTGTTCGACGGACGCACCGGCGAGCCGTTTGAGCAGCGCGTAGTGGTGGGAACGATTTACATGCTCAAGCTGCATCATCTCGTTTCTGAAAAAATTCACGCGCGCGCGGTCGGACCGTATTCGCTTGTTACGCAGCAGCCGCTCGGCGGCAAGGCGCAGTACGGCGGTCAACGCTTCGGTGAAATGGAAGTATGGGCGCTCGAAGCATATGGCGCAGCCTATGCGCTGCAGGAAATTCTGACGGTAAAGAGCGACGACCTCGCCGGACGCACCCGGATTTACGAATCGATCGTAAAAGGGCAGAACGTACTCGATGCCGGACGCCCGGAATCGTTCAATGTTCTGATCAAGGAGCTGCAGGGGCTCGGTTTGAATTTTGAAGTGAAGAAAGCCAATGAGACGTCCTTTACGCACCTTTAA
- the nusG gene encoding transcription termination/antitermination protein NusG has translation MEKQWYVLHTLSGQEFKVQNSIVSRVRQEEMSDYIGEILVPTEKVSEVKQGKKTTVSRKFFPGYVLVNLALHDDNKKLVEDVWYFIQNTPGVIGFVGGEKPVPLRKDEVDKIVNQVEEKKETVTPKIHFEPGETIKITDGPFMNFNGVIEEVDPARGKLKVSVAIFGRSAPVELEYWQADKA, from the coding sequence ATGGAAAAACAATGGTACGTTTTACATACGCTCTCCGGGCAGGAATTTAAAGTGCAGAACAGCATTGTCAGCCGCGTGCGTCAGGAGGAGATGAGCGATTATATCGGCGAAATTCTGGTTCCGACCGAAAAAGTTTCGGAAGTGAAGCAGGGTAAAAAAACAACCGTATCGCGTAAATTTTTTCCGGGCTATGTGCTGGTGAATCTGGCACTGCACGATGATAATAAAAAACTGGTTGAAGATGTCTGGTATTTTATTCAGAACACGCCGGGCGTGATCGGATTTGTCGGCGGAGAAAAGCCGGTTCCGTTGCGCAAGGATGAAGTAGATAAGATTGTCAATCAGGTAGAAGAAAAGAAAGAAACGGTCACGCCGAAGATTCATTTTGAACCGGGGGAAACCATCAAAATTACGGATGGGCCGTTTATGAATTTTAACGGAGTAATTGAAGAAGTTGATCCGGCCCGCGGTAAATTGAAGGTGTCCGTCGCGATTTTCGGGCGATCGGCACCGGTTGAACTTGAATACTGGCAGGCGGATAAAGCGTAA
- the rpmG gene encoding 50S ribosomal protein L33, whose protein sequence is MRDIITLACTECKRRNYTTTKNKKLTPGRLEKKKFCPHERIHTIHRETK, encoded by the coding sequence ATGCGCGATATCATTACATTGGCATGCACGGAATGTAAGCGCCGTAATTATACTACGACAAAAAATAAAAAACTTACGCCGGGCCGCCTTGAGAAGAAAAAATTCTGCCCGCACGAACGCATTCACACAATTCACAGGGAAACCAAATAA
- the rplA gene encoding 50S ribosomal protein L1 has protein sequence MAKHGKKYTAVKAKVDAEKTYGVEEAIQFLKDNPTAQFDETMEIALRMGVDPTKSDQAIRSTVALPHGTGKDVRVIVFASGEAAEAARRAGAVEAGFEDLLEKVTGGWMDFDIVISTPDAMKEVRKLGKVLGPRGLMPNPKTGTVTDDTATAVQQFKAGRVEFRMDRNGNIIVPFGKRSFETAALAENFRAVYDAIIAAKPASAKGIYIKRVTVSSTMGPGLHVDVKEAAAA, from the coding sequence ATGGCAAAGCACGGGAAAAAATATACCGCAGTCAAAGCGAAGGTTGACGCTGAGAAAACGTACGGTGTCGAAGAAGCAATTCAGTTTTTAAAAGACAATCCGACCGCCCAGTTTGATGAAACGATGGAAATCGCACTCCGTATGGGGGTGGATCCGACCAAATCAGATCAGGCGATCCGTTCGACAGTGGCGCTGCCGCACGGAACCGGTAAAGATGTTCGTGTGATCGTATTCGCCAGCGGCGAAGCGGCGGAGGCGGCGCGTCGGGCCGGCGCAGTTGAGGCCGGATTTGAAGATCTGCTTGAAAAGGTCACCGGCGGCTGGATGGATTTTGATATTGTGATCTCTACGCCGGATGCGATGAAAGAAGTCCGCAAACTCGGCAAAGTGCTCGGTCCGCGCGGTTTGATGCCGAATCCGAAAACCGGTACAGTGACAGATGATACCGCCACTGCGGTTCAGCAGTTTAAAGCCGGCCGCGTTGAGTTCCGGATGGACCGCAACGGAAATATTATTGTTCCGTTCGGTAAGCGCTCATTTGAAACAGCGGCGCTGGCGGAAAATTTCCGTGCGGTATACGACGCGATTATCGCAGCCAAACCGGCATCGGCAAAAGGGATTTATATTAAGCGGGTTACGGTTTCCAGCACCATGGGGCCGGGTTTGCATGTGGATGTAAAAGAGGCGGCTGCCGCTTAA
- a CDS encoding S41 family peptidase — translation MQRWIFILIACAGVAIAAPDKGSYTNAYDAITLFTKVLEQVHRGYVEPEEAGYDQLIRHALAGMLQNLDPYSQFLDEESYRDLKNDTSGHFGGVGLVIGKKEGMLTVVSPMEDTPAFRAGILSGDVIVEIDGTETHRLSLADAVKKMRGEPGTDVALKISRSFGRDIKEYIITREDIKVESVKDAKMIDNNIAYIRITQFNEPSAGKLKEALKALQQEGMRALVLDLRGNPGGLLSSAAGVTELFLPRGELIVFTRGAENDKPPQRYLSAGSTHYTEIPLAILVNGGSASASEIVAGALQDHQRAILVGERTFGKGSVQTILPLDDGAAVKLTTAKYYTPSERVIHENGIEPDITVEMNPEVLYNIRLRQMQLESDVEDGKVIAEQIDIQLEKAVGVLQGVLIFQKK, via the coding sequence ATGCAACGATGGATTTTTATTCTGATCGCGTGTGCCGGGGTTGCTATCGCGGCGCCGGACAAGGGGTCGTACACGAATGCTTATGACGCGATCACTCTGTTTACTAAAGTGCTGGAACAGGTGCATCGCGGCTATGTGGAGCCGGAAGAGGCGGGATATGATCAACTGATCCGCCACGCGCTCGCCGGAATGCTGCAGAACCTTGATCCATACAGCCAGTTTCTCGACGAAGAAAGTTACCGTGATTTGAAAAATGATACATCCGGGCATTTCGGCGGCGTCGGGCTGGTGATTGGTAAAAAAGAGGGCATGCTCACGGTAGTTTCGCCGATGGAAGACACGCCGGCATTTCGCGCCGGTATTCTGTCCGGCGATGTGATTGTTGAAATCGACGGCACGGAGACACACCGCTTGAGCCTTGCAGATGCGGTAAAAAAAATGCGCGGCGAACCGGGAACGGATGTGGCGCTGAAAATTTCACGGTCGTTCGGGCGCGATATTAAAGAATACATTATCACGCGCGAAGATATCAAAGTGGAGAGCGTCAAGGATGCAAAAATGATTGATAACAACATTGCTTACATTCGCATTACACAATTTAACGAACCGTCGGCAGGGAAACTGAAAGAAGCGCTCAAGGCACTGCAGCAAGAGGGGATGCGTGCGCTGGTTCTGGACTTGCGCGGAAATCCCGGCGGATTGCTTTCGTCTGCTGCCGGCGTGACTGAACTGTTTCTGCCGCGCGGTGAGCTGATCGTTTTTACGCGCGGTGCGGAAAATGATAAACCGCCGCAGCGTTATCTTTCTGCCGGCAGTACACATTATACAGAGATACCGCTGGCGATTCTTGTGAACGGCGGCAGCGCAAGTGCTTCGGAAATTGTTGCCGGCGCACTGCAGGATCATCAGCGCGCGATTCTGGTCGGGGAAAGAACATTTGGCAAAGGATCGGTGCAAACTATTTTGCCGCTCGACGACGGTGCAGCGGTAAAGCTGACGACAGCCAAATATTATACGCCGAGTGAGCGTGTGATTCACGAAAACGGAATTGAGCCGGACATCACCGTCGAAATGAACCCCGAAGTTCTCTACAACATCCGGCTCCGGCAGATGCAGCTGGAGAGTGATGTTGAAGATGGAAAGGTTATTGCCGAACAAATCGACATCCAGCTCGAAAAAGCCGTTGGTGTTCTGCAGGGTGTTTTAATTTTTCAAAAGAAATAA
- the rplJ gene encoding 50S ribosomal protein L10 — MSENKNLRPEKQAMYREVQEQVSGALYMLLADYSGMTMPETDAFKKQLRSADARVKVVKNTMLRRIGGEMGNELKSLTGPTAVIFGTGDVVEVAKILRNFSSGKETPAAKGGILEGNVLSADDVNELAKLPGKKELQAKLVATLAAPMTQTVGVMNQKICSLLYVLNAVCEKREQAA, encoded by the coding sequence ATGAGCGAAAATAAAAATTTGAGACCTGAAAAACAGGCAATGTACAGGGAAGTGCAGGAGCAGGTTTCCGGCGCGCTTTATATGCTGCTGGCAGATTACAGCGGCATGACCATGCCGGAAACGGATGCGTTTAAGAAGCAGCTGCGCAGTGCCGATGCCCGCGTTAAAGTTGTTAAAAACACCATGCTGCGCCGCATCGGCGGAGAAATGGGCAATGAACTGAAAAGCTTGACCGGTCCGACGGCAGTGATTTTTGGGACCGGTGATGTGGTTGAAGTGGCGAAAATTCTGAGGAATTTTTCCAGCGGTAAAGAGACGCCGGCGGCGAAGGGCGGAATTCTGGAAGGCAATGTGCTTTCTGCGGATGACGTCAATGAATTGGCGAAACTGCCCGGCAAAAAAGAGCTTCAGGCGAAACTGGTTGCAACGCTGGCCGCTCCGATGACTCAGACGGTTGGTGTAATGAATCAAAAAATCTGCAGTCTGCTGTATGTGCTGAATGCGGTTTGCGAGAAGAGAGAACAGGCGGCCTGA
- a CDS encoding biotin--[acetyl-CoA-carboxylase] ligase: MMKFKIQWFDRLPSTNTFLKESVEINGVPGNGTIIAAREQTQGRGRQARQWISGANENLTFSVFISDRIDPQKLPSSTMAAAIAIRRLLAEEKIPAILKWPNDVLVNGKKICGILSERISAGLIIGIGLNVNMRDPAGIDQPATSIFHETGERQNLEELLDRLLAHLAPQLTLWKAQGFAGLRAEWEAGCPALGSTVTVRDGDSKRTGILAGFGSAGELLLRDSTGGNLTVWAGDLDI, translated from the coding sequence ATGATGAAGTTTAAGATACAATGGTTTGATCGCCTGCCGTCAACAAACACGTTTTTAAAAGAATCTGTTGAAATTAACGGTGTGCCCGGCAACGGCACCATAATTGCCGCCCGCGAACAGACGCAGGGACGGGGACGACAGGCGCGGCAGTGGATTTCCGGCGCAAATGAAAATCTTACCTTTTCCGTTTTTATCAGCGACAGGATTGATCCGCAAAAGCTGCCGTCATCCACAATGGCCGCTGCCATCGCCATCCGGCGGTTGCTGGCCGAAGAAAAGATTCCGGCGATTCTAAAATGGCCGAATGACGTGCTGGTGAATGGAAAAAAAATCTGTGGAATTCTTTCGGAACGGATTTCCGCCGGACTCATTATTGGCATTGGCCTGAACGTCAACATGCGGGATCCTGCCGGCATCGACCAGCCCGCGACGTCCATTTTCCACGAAACCGGCGAACGGCAAAATCTTGAAGAACTTCTCGACCGTTTGCTTGCACATCTTGCGCCCCAGCTTACTTTATGGAAAGCGCAGGGCTTTGCCGGCCTTCGCGCTGAATGGGAAGCCGGCTGTCCTGCACTCGGCAGCACGGTCACCGTTCGTGATGGCGATAGCAAACGCACCGGAATTCTCGCCGGCTTTGGAAGTGCCGGTGAGCTTTTGTTGCGTGACAGTACCGGCGGAAACCTCACCGTGTGGGCCGGTGATCTGGATATATAA
- the tuf gene encoding elongation factor Tu — MAKDKFERTKPHVNVGTIGHVDHGKTTLTAAITCVQGAKGLAQYIAYDEVAKASESQGRRDPTKILTIATSHVEYESDKRHYAHVDCPGHADYVKNMITGAAQMDGAILVVSAADGPMPQTREHILLARQVGVPAIVVFMNKCDLVDDAELLDLVELEIRELLSKYDFPGDDSPVIRGSALGAINDPSGTGAVCIQELLDALDNYIQEPVRVTDQAFLLPIEDVFSIEGRGTVVTGRVERGVIHTGDEVEIVGLKPTAKTTCTGVEMFRKILDEGQAGDNVGCLLRGTKKEEVERGQVLAKPGSITPHTQFKAEVYILNKEEGGRHTPFFKGYRPQFYFRTTDVTGDITLPEGVEMVMPGDNVTMDVTLITPIAMEQHMRFAIREGGRTVGAGRVTEVVK; from the coding sequence ATGGCTAAGGATAAATTCGAACGGACAAAGCCGCACGTAAACGTTGGTACAATCGGCCACGTTGACCACGGTAAAACAACGCTGACGGCTGCGATTACCTGCGTTCAGGGCGCGAAAGGCCTGGCACAGTATATCGCGTATGATGAAGTAGCGAAGGCTTCTGAATCTCAGGGCCGCCGCGATCCCACCAAAATTCTGACGATTGCTACATCGCACGTTGAGTACGAATCTGATAAACGGCATTATGCTCACGTTGACTGTCCCGGTCACGCAGACTACGTTAAAAACATGATTACCGGCGCTGCTCAGATGGACGGTGCGATTCTGGTGGTTTCCGCCGCTGACGGTCCGATGCCGCAGACCCGTGAGCACATTCTGCTTGCCCGTCAGGTTGGTGTGCCGGCAATCGTAGTGTTTATGAATAAATGTGACCTCGTGGACGATGCTGAACTGCTCGATCTCGTTGAGCTCGAAATCCGCGAACTGCTTTCTAAGTATGATTTTCCGGGTGATGATTCTCCGGTTATCCGCGGTTCTGCTCTTGGCGCGATCAATGATCCGTCCGGTACGGGTGCTGTTTGCATCCAGGAACTGCTCGATGCCCTTGATAACTACATCCAGGAACCGGTCCGTGTAACTGATCAGGCATTCCTGCTGCCGATCGAAGACGTGTTCTCCATTGAAGGCCGCGGTACGGTGGTTACCGGACGTGTTGAGCGCGGTGTGATTCACACGGGTGATGAAGTTGAAATCGTCGGCCTGAAACCGACGGCTAAGACGACCTGTACCGGTGTTGAAATGTTCCGCAAGATCCTGGATGAAGGACAGGCCGGTGACAACGTAGGCTGCCTGCTGCGCGGTACGAAGAAAGAAGAGGTCGAGCGCGGTCAGGTTCTCGCCAAGCCGGGTTCAATTACACCGCACACGCAGTTCAAAGCTGAAGTGTACATTTTGAATAAAGAAGAGGGCGGACGTCATACTCCGTTCTTCAAAGGATACCGTCCGCAGTTCTATTTCCGTACGACGGATGTGACCGGTGACATTACTCTGCCGGAAGGCGTTGAGATGGTGATGCCGGGTGATAACGTAACAATGGATGTTACGCTGATCACGCCGATCGCGATGGAGCAGCACATGCGCTTCGCGATCCGTGAAGGCGGACGTACGGTTGGTGCGGGACGCGTAACCGAAGTTGTGAAATAA